GGCGACCGGGTGCGCGTGGAGGTGAGGTAGCCCGGGCTACCTCAACCTGGCCCCACCATTGAGGTCTGCTAGGTGCGGCAGATGTAGATGCTGTTCTGGGGCCCCGGGGCCTCGACGACCTCGACGCTCTTGAATCCCGCCTCCCCGAGCATCCGCCGCGCCGTTTGTTCACCCCACGCGGTGCCGAGGCCTGCGCCGCCCGCCGCCAGCGAGACCGTCATGCAGTGCATCACGCTCATCGCGTACATGTAGGGCGTGAA
This window of the Candidatus Rokuibacteriota bacterium genome carries:
- a CDS encoding transcriptional regulator translates to FTPYMYAMSVMHCMTVSLAAGGAGLGTAWGEQTARRMLGEAGFKSVEVVEAPGPQNSIYICRT